The nucleotide window GGGTGGGCCGCTTTCGGTCGAAGTTGAGAGCTAATTTTGATCAACCCCTCTTTCAGCTTGACATAAAGAGCCTCATTCCCCGTGCTGCTCCTCAATTGGAAAAAATCATCCTCGTTTCAGTCTCAAAATATAAGTTAGAATTGAAACCGGAAGATTATATGTCCCGAGGATTGGATTTGATTAAAGAATTGTCCGGTTCTATAACATATGGTCGAATCCACTGCCCTAGCTTAGACAATGGCTTGAGATATAACGTTAAAGGTCCAGGTGTAAGACCATTGGCTGCCCAAGAAAGCCTGTCAGACCGATTGGCCTTCAACCTGCTTCGCAGCGAATTATTGCTCAGCCCCCCACAGCGCATCTTTACCAGAGTTTTGGGGATATATTTCGTAGTAATTTTGTGTTTTACGAGGAACCGCAACATTAGTTCGTAGTCGGCTGCTGTTCCAAACTTCTGGTCAAATACACCAAATTGATCGTAAATCGATTTGCGGACGAAGAATGTCGGGTGGGGCGGCATCCAGCCCCGATAGAAGAGGCGATCGTTATATGCTTTTGACCTCCAGTAACGCTTCACCTTGCCAATATCATCGTTATCTACATATATCAAGTCTCCGTAACATGAGTCTAGATTATTCACATTAATGGTTCTTATCACTGTGGCCAATATCGAGTCATCGGCGTACTTATCGTCGGCATTCAAAATACCGATAATATCTCCCGTCGCGAGCCTTATACCCTTGTTCATAGCATCATATACCCCGTTATCCGGCTCTGAAACTATTTTTGACACGTGTGGAAATTCACCGACAACGGCTAACGTACGGTCGCTGGAGCCGCCGTCAATTATAATGTGCTCGCAGGCACAATTCTGTAAAGCCACACTATTCAAACAATCCGCAATAGTCCTCGCGCCATTGTATACTACAGTAATCAACGATACGGTTAACAACATAGCGCTCTTTTATACTGCGTCTCTTTCAACGAAATAATTATTCAAAACCAGCACATCCATCTTCGTACGAAGAAAGCAGTCCAATGCCTCCTTAGGCGTGCAAACTACAGGTTCATTTTCGTTAAAAGACGTATTGAGAACCATGGGCACGTGAGTAATTGCCTCGAATGCCTTAATAAGCCTATAGTACCGTGGATTTTGATCTTCTGTAACGCTTTGCAGACGGCCGGACCCATTTACGTGTGTTACGGCAGGTATAAAATTGCGTTTCGGTTCTCGAATCTGATATACCTGCAACATAAAAGGTACGTCATAGTCTGTCTCAAACCACTCCGCTACAGCCTCCCGTATTATAGACGGTGCGAAGGGTCGAAACGATTCGCGACGCTTGATCTTCACATTGAGAATATCCTTGATATTTGGCCGTCGCGGATCACAGACAATGGATCGATTCCCAAGGGCCCGCGGGCCCCACTCCATTCGGCCCTGAAACCAACCTACAATCTTACCTTCGGCTACACGTTGAGCTACCTCCCGGCACAGGGCTTCTTCGTCTTCAACTAAGGTTACCTCACATCCTTCCCTCTTGATCTCGGAACTTGCATTATCCAATTCACACATTATCTCTTTGTTGCCAAATTCTGGGCCGAAGTACGCGTGCTCCATGACAAACGATCGTGGTTTTCCCAATTCCTGATTCCACACGTGGAATGCTGCACCTATTGCGCCCCCTGCGTCGCCTGCCGCCGACTGTATGTACATATCTTTAAAGGGGCTCCTATTGAACACTTTACCGTTAGCCACGGAGTTCATGGCGCATCCACCAGAGAGACAGAGTGTCCTATTTCCAGTTTTTTCATATACATGATTAAGAAGATGAAAAAATGCATCTTCGTACATCTGCTGCAGAGAAGCTCCGAGATTCTTATGATATTCACTGATAGGTGAGTCCTTTCTTCGAGGCGGTCCAAGCAGATCTATCAGTTTATCCGAAAAAACGGTGCCAATCGTGGGCTCTCCCTTTTCCCAAACCATTGAGATTCCTTCCGAATGATGGACGAAGTAATCGAGACATAGTTCAAAACGTCCCTCCGGCCTAAGCTGCACCATCTCCTTCATTTTATTCATTTCACTGGGTTTACCATAAGGGGCTAGCCCCATCACTTTATACTCGTCTCCATAATACGGAAATCCTAAGAATTGCGTCATTGCAAGATAGAAGAGACCTAAAGAATGGGGAAAACTTACCTGATCATTCACTACTATCCGATTTCCGTCACCTATTCCCCACATGGTGCTCACAAAATCGCCGAATCCATCCACCGATACCACTGCGGCAGAGTCAAAAGGAGCAACGAAAAATGAGCTTGCAAGGTGAGCCAGATGATGCTCAACGTTGTGAATTTCAGCTCTGAGTTTTGAATTCTGGATATAAAATTCGGAGCATAAAACCGAGGCGATATCATAAACCTTGCTTGCATTAGTCAACCGGTTCTTTATAGCCCCCAAGCCGGGGCGCCTCGAAAAGGCGAAGAGTGCCTTTTTCAACATATGAGCACTCGGTCGCCGATTGATCGCAATATGATCAACTTCATCGATTCTAATCCCGGCGCTCCCCAAGCAATATTTTATTGCTTGAGTTGGAAATCCCGCCCAGTGTTTGATGCGTTTAAAACGCTCTTCCTCGGCAGCTGCGAGGAGCACGCCGTCAGCGAGGATGCAGGCCGAAGAATCGCCATGATATGCATTGAGACCAAGAATGACCATAATCCTCCTAAAACTGAAAATAGATAAATTGGCTCACTGGTTTTAAAAAAACAAATATGATGAACAGCATCGTGCTAACGGCTATAACCTCGCCCGTCTGTCTCACCCAAGGATTCTGAAGAACCGCAATTCTCGATTTTTTAAGGAAATACAGTCCGATCATACCTGCAGTAAAGACAAAAACGATCAGGTAGAAATTTTCACGAAAGCCCAATGTTCGATAGCGGGAAAATTGAAAAAGTTTCGAATAAAGAGCAAGAGTGTCTGCCAAATCGGCTGCCCTGAAGGGAATCCATCCCAGCATGACCAAGGAAACCGTTACACACCAACCTAACATTGACTGCAGTCCGGCCGGTATCCAGCCAAACTTGTTCTTGGCAATCCGGTACATATATATTAGAGTTGCATGCCATAATCCCCATAAGGCAAAATTCCAACTGGCACCGTGCCACAGACCCATAAGAAACCATGACAAGAAGAGGGGAAGCGTAAGTCCCCCGGATAAGTTTCGGCTCTTAACCCCGTCTGTCACAATGTCAATTCCACCCCTTGAACTATCTCTGAAGCTGTTTCCACTCAATGGAAGGTATAGATAGTCTCTAACCCATGACGACAACGTGATATGCCAGCCCTTCCAGAAATCGCGGGGTGAGATCGCCAAATAGGGCCAATTAAAGTTCTCCGGAAAATGAATACCCAGAAGACGGGCGGAACCGATGGCTATAAGACTGTATCCTGCAAAATCAAAATAAATTTGTAGGCCGAACCCAAACGCCATGGTCCACACATCCACCCCTCCCAATAATTCCGGCTTCATACCGAAGGCGTCATCGACCATAGGAGCCAGTTGATCGGCTAGTCCAACCTTCAAAAAAAGACCTGCGACAACAGCCTTAACGCCGGCCACTATATGGCTAACGCGAAACCTGGAACCGCGAAGAATTTGGTTGATAAGCTCATGTCCTCTTAAAATAGGTCCCGCAATCATGTGCGGCCAAAACATGACATACGTGAGATATACCTTAAAATCCCTCACGGGTCCCAGAACGCGTCGATAGATGTCGATGGTGTAACTCAGCGATACAAAGGTATAAAAACTAATTCCAAGGGGCAGGATTATCTTGCCTAAAGAGAACTGCCAGTCTCTTCCAAAAGCTTTTCCGATGAAAGCTACGTTGTCTGCTATGAAATATGTATATTTGAAGTAAGCGAGCAGACCC belongs to Syntrophorhabdaceae bacterium and includes:
- a CDS encoding carbamoyltransferase C-terminal domain-containing protein, whose protein sequence is MVILGLNAYHGDSSACILADGVLLAAAEEERFKRIKHWAGFPTQAIKYCLGSAGIRIDEVDHIAINRRPSAHMLKKALFAFSRRPGLGAIKNRLTNASKVYDIASVLCSEFYIQNSKLRAEIHNVEHHLAHLASSFFVAPFDSAAVVSVDGFGDFVSTMWGIGDGNRIVVNDQVSFPHSLGLFYLAMTQFLGFPYYGDEYKVMGLAPYGKPSEMNKMKEMVQLRPEGRFELCLDYFVHHSEGISMVWEKGEPTIGTVFSDKLIDLLGPPRRKDSPISEYHKNLGASLQQMYEDAFFHLLNHVYEKTGNRTLCLSGGCAMNSVANGKVFNRSPFKDMYIQSAAGDAGGAIGAAFHVWNQELGKPRSFVMEHAYFGPEFGNKEIMCELDNASSEIKREGCEVTLVEDEEALCREVAQRVAEGKIVGWFQGRMEWGPRALGNRSIVCDPRRPNIKDILNVKIKRRESFRPFAPSIIREAVAEWFETDYDVPFMLQVYQIREPKRNFIPAVTHVNGSGRLQSVTEDQNPRYYRLIKAFEAITHVPMVLNTSFNENEPVVCTPKEALDCFLRTKMDVLVLNNYFVERDAV
- a CDS encoding MBOAT family O-acyltransferase — translated: MSLIINLGLLAYFKYTYFIADNVAFIGKAFGRDWQFSLGKIILPLGISFYTFVSLSYTIDIYRRVLGPVRDFKVYLTYVMFWPHMIAGPILRGHELINQILRGSRFRVSHIVAGVKAVVAGLFLKVGLADQLAPMVDDAFGMKPELLGGVDVWTMAFGFGLQIYFDFAGYSLIAIGSARLLGIHFPENFNWPYLAISPRDFWKGWHITLSSWVRDYLYLPLSGNSFRDSSRGGIDIVTDGVKSRNLSGGLTLPLFLSWFLMGLWHGASWNFALWGLWHATLIYMYRIAKNKFGWIPAGLQSMLGWCVTVSLVMLGWIPFRAADLADTLALYSKLFQFSRYRTLGFRENFYLIVFVFTAGMIGLYFLKKSRIAVLQNPWVRQTGEVIAVSTMLFIIFVFLKPVSQFIYFQF